A window of Pirellula sp. SH-Sr6A contains these coding sequences:
- a CDS encoding LON peptidase substrate-binding domain-containing protein, whose amino-acid sequence MGHWENAGLPDDFDGLVRLFPLPNLVLFPHVIQALHIFEPRYCEMLSDSLESDHLITMALLTPGWETQIEGNPSIGDVVCIGRIVSHTPTDDGRHNILLAGIHRARIVSELSVNTPFRQARVELLYDYVPPDCEELVDRYRDSLLGVFRSLIPQDASGSKTFGELLTRQLPLGILTDIVGYAVSLPSDAKLRLLGETNIIARYEILMSYLGNQDEGDTTFPVSNPHSAPSPPRPQEFPPKFSDN is encoded by the coding sequence ATGGGACATTGGGAAAACGCTGGTCTGCCTGACGATTTCGACGGTTTGGTGCGACTGTTTCCACTTCCCAACCTCGTTCTCTTTCCACACGTCATCCAAGCTCTGCACATTTTTGAACCTCGCTACTGCGAGATGCTCAGCGATTCGCTGGAGTCGGATCACCTCATTACGATGGCGCTCCTCACTCCGGGCTGGGAAACTCAGATCGAAGGGAATCCGTCGATCGGGGATGTCGTATGCATCGGGCGCATCGTTTCTCATACCCCGACCGACGACGGTCGGCATAACATCCTACTCGCCGGCATCCACCGGGCTCGAATCGTTTCGGAACTCTCGGTCAACACTCCCTTCCGACAGGCTCGTGTTGAACTCTTGTATGACTATGTACCTCCTGATTGCGAAGAGCTTGTCGATCGATATCGTGATTCTCTTCTCGGGGTGTTCCGTTCCCTCATCCCTCAGGATGCTTCAGGTTCGAAAACATTCGGCGAGTTGCTGACACGCCAATTGCCTCTCGGTATTCTCACCGACATCGTTGGTTATGCGGTCAGTTTGCCAAGCGACGCGAAGCTCCGACTGCTCGGCGAAACCAATATCATCGCGCGCTACGAGATTCTCATGTCCTATCTGGGCAATCAAGACGAAGGGGACACAACCTTTCCTGTCTCCAACCCCCACAGCGCTCCCAGTCCCCCAAGGCCGCAAGAATTTCCACCCAAGTTTAGTGACAATTGA
- a CDS encoding DUF2237 family protein, which produces MPEAKNVWRQPLLPCSTDPMTGFFRDGCCRSGAEDYGLHLVCSIVTEEFLAFSKSRGNDLSTPVPEYDFPGLVPGDRWCLCVLRWKEAFEAGVAPRLVLGATHISTLEFVDLDDLQQFAVDREVDHGQDES; this is translated from the coding sequence ATGCCAGAAGCAAAGAATGTGTGGCGACAGCCTCTGCTGCCGTGTTCGACCGACCCGATGACCGGGTTCTTTCGGGACGGCTGTTGCCGCTCGGGGGCGGAGGATTACGGTCTCCATCTGGTTTGCTCCATCGTGACCGAGGAGTTCTTGGCTTTCTCAAAAAGTCGCGGCAATGATCTTTCGACCCCTGTTCCTGAATACGATTTCCCTGGTTTGGTTCCCGGTGATCGATGGTGCCTGTGTGTGCTAAGATGGAAGGAAGCATTTGAGGCGGGTGTTGCGCCTCGCTTGGTTCTCGGTGCCACACATATTTCTACGCTCGAATTTGTCGACCTAGACGACCTGCAACAATTCGCTGTCGACCGCGAGGTCGATCACGGTCAGGACGAGTCCTAG
- a CDS encoding glucose 1-dehydrogenase, with translation MKAIAVRPGTPSSVHERDIPAPSLDRIPDGKGILVKVLKVGVDATDREINDALYGNAPPGDDYLVLGHESFGIVEAVGPNVRSVKPGDYVTATVRRPGGSIYDKIGTYDMTSEETYYERGINLLHGYLTERFVDHEDYIVRVPQGLKHLHVLMEPMSCAAKAIQQAYEAQRRMKVWSPKRAFVLGAGQIGLLSTLVLRLKGLEVYTLARAKGPHLKSSIVEGLEATYVATSETSLEQLAKKVGKADLIIDATGSSSIAFNAMEALGHNGVLVWTSITGGKHVTEISSDKINLEWVLGNKLLVGSVNANREHFESGIKDLAMSEVMFPGVIGKILTNPVEGLSNYKEMMRLLVEDNSALKVYVNVADE, from the coding sequence ATGAAAGCAATCGCTGTCCGTCCCGGTACTCCTAGCAGTGTTCATGAACGCGATATCCCGGCTCCTTCGCTGGACAGGATTCCGGACGGCAAAGGCATCTTGGTCAAAGTGCTCAAAGTGGGGGTCGACGCGACCGACCGTGAAATCAATGATGCTCTGTATGGAAACGCGCCTCCCGGAGACGATTACCTTGTTCTGGGACACGAATCGTTTGGGATCGTCGAAGCGGTCGGACCCAATGTTCGTTCCGTAAAGCCTGGGGATTACGTAACCGCCACGGTGCGACGCCCCGGTGGTTCGATCTACGATAAGATCGGTACCTATGACATGACGAGCGAAGAGACCTACTACGAGCGCGGCATCAATCTGTTGCATGGTTATCTGACCGAGCGTTTTGTGGATCATGAGGATTACATCGTTCGCGTCCCACAAGGATTGAAGCACTTGCATGTCTTGATGGAGCCGATGAGCTGTGCGGCGAAGGCGATTCAGCAAGCCTACGAGGCACAGCGTCGCATGAAGGTTTGGAGTCCCAAGCGAGCGTTTGTGCTCGGAGCTGGCCAAATCGGATTGCTTTCCACGCTTGTATTGCGATTGAAGGGTCTGGAGGTTTATACCTTGGCCCGCGCGAAAGGCCCTCACTTGAAGAGCTCCATCGTCGAGGGCTTGGAAGCAACCTACGTGGCGACATCCGAGACGAGTTTGGAACAGCTGGCAAAAAAGGTTGGAAAAGCGGATCTGATTATCGACGCGACAGGTTCCTCGTCGATCGCCTTCAATGCGATGGAAGCCTTGGGCCACAATGGTGTTTTAGTCTGGACCAGTATCACGGGTGGGAAGCACGTGACGGAGATCTCGTCCGACAAAATCAACTTGGAATGGGTGCTCGGTAACAAGCTTCTCGTTGGTTCCGTGAACGCAAACCGCGAGCACTTTGAATCGGGTATCAAAGATTTGGCGATGTCCGAGGTGATGTTCCCCGGCGTTATCGGAAAGATCTTGACGAATCCAGTCGAAGGTTTGAGCAATTACAAAGAAATGATGCGTCTCCTCGTGGAAGACAACAGCGCGCTCAAAGTCTATGTCAACGTAGCAGACGAATAA
- a CDS encoding sialidase family protein, with amino-acid sequence MQLDRRSVVRYISTTLLGSALVPALPLAGRSMGATPNRTDDSPIEILDLRVISWKAPLYHGWPTLARRAKGELMLAFSGGRETHVCPFGRVEWMRSKDNGQTWSWPQVLYDGPIDDRDAGVLETPKGSLLVTTFTSLAYEPILLKAEKAKPGEPGAFADPKLLLEWQAVHHRIDEDARKKELGCYMLRSTDGGVTWSNRYRVPCNSPHGPIPLADGRLLYAGKDLWGNDQVGFWHSSDDGLTWELLAPVPVRPRDSASNYHELHAVQAADGTIVCHVRNHNKANANETLQCESTDGGRTWSMLHSIGVWGLPSHLMKMRSGRLVMTYGYRRKPLGNQIRYSDDHGKTWSDAVTLSGDGVSGDLGYPSTVQCDDGTMVTAWYEKLADSPLAQLRQARWKWR; translated from the coding sequence ATGCAACTCGATCGACGCTCTGTTGTCCGATATATCAGCACTACCCTCCTGGGCAGCGCACTCGTCCCCGCCCTTCCCCTCGCGGGCCGATCGATGGGGGCCACCCCAAACCGGACTGACGACTCGCCCATCGAGATCCTCGATTTGCGTGTTATCAGCTGGAAAGCCCCCCTCTATCACGGCTGGCCGACTTTGGCTCGCCGCGCCAAGGGCGAGCTCATGTTGGCTTTTTCAGGAGGTAGAGAGACACACGTATGCCCCTTTGGACGTGTCGAATGGATGCGATCGAAAGACAACGGCCAGACTTGGAGCTGGCCTCAAGTCCTTTACGATGGTCCGATTGATGATCGCGATGCAGGTGTTCTCGAAACTCCCAAAGGGAGCTTGCTCGTTACCACGTTTACCTCTCTCGCCTACGAACCGATCCTCCTTAAAGCGGAGAAAGCAAAGCCGGGTGAGCCGGGAGCCTTCGCAGATCCAAAACTTCTATTGGAATGGCAAGCCGTCCATCATCGGATCGACGAAGATGCCAGGAAAAAAGAACTCGGCTGCTACATGCTCCGCTCCACCGATGGAGGGGTGACCTGGTCCAATCGCTATCGAGTCCCCTGCAATAGCCCACACGGTCCGATCCCTCTCGCCGACGGTCGGCTCCTCTATGCAGGGAAAGATCTCTGGGGAAATGATCAGGTTGGTTTCTGGCATTCGAGCGACGATGGGCTCACCTGGGAACTCCTCGCACCCGTTCCGGTCCGTCCCAGAGATAGCGCCAGCAACTATCACGAACTGCATGCCGTCCAAGCGGCCGACGGAACAATCGTTTGCCACGTTCGCAACCACAACAAAGCCAATGCGAACGAGACGCTTCAGTGTGAATCGACCGATGGAGGTCGAACCTGGTCTATGCTGCATAGCATCGGCGTTTGGGGGCTCCCATCGCATTTGATGAAGATGCGCTCGGGCCGACTCGTCATGACCTATGGCTATCGCCGAAAACCGCTCGGAAACCAAATTCGATACAGCGACGACCACGGCAAGACCTGGAGCGACGCGGTCACGCTGTCAGGGGACGGAGTCTCGGGAGATCTCGGTTATCCATCCACGGTCCAGTGCGATGATGGCACGATGGTAACCGCCTGGTACGAGAAACTCGCCGACTCCCCCCTCGCACAACTGCGTCAAGCTCGATGGAAGTGGCGGTAG
- a CDS encoding cyclic nucleotide-binding domain-containing protein, protein MRFPDANTDNRGEEESRSALPKLARRQSTRVTMAAAQTSGNSVFHEGTRPVYRERPDRWDHPMDPEMLQRDLSWVVTTPPFDQLNLDSYSSVGSLEQILRHDAKITRYEPGDLIIREGNYGSSAYLVLRGSVRAFLVSLWPEPALESSTSSWWDFLRQSIGMESSKSISAAAQSVELEKRSHSRVKPNPANERPISTPTELVGTREGKSCVFLQDIEAVLTDYQSESLSAGTLFGEMAAITRTPHRFTVVAEAPTVVLEIRWQGLRLLRRDPGFREFLDARYRTSGLHRHLRETPLFRFVDDDSISAIVAEARLESYGDMEWFAEYKENAGRDLNERIERETLIAQESKPANDLFLIRAGFARVSFERGNGHQTLAYLGRGQMFGLEELTHRYLQPTLSPLPYQTSLRALGFVDVLRIPAERILASVLSQVRKSELPGPITAPRYDHRGRVVPEVHHLQSARQINSSFIEFLVDERIMNGQQTMLIDLNCCTGCDECVKACAATHQGIPRFHRTGPQFGRFQFPHACMHCTDPVCMIGCPTGAIHRNTSTGVVSIKEDICIGCKTCAESCPYNNIDMLERKETDGRPILDQSSGLPILKASKCDLCQSLPSGPACQQACPHQALLRLNTSDVRSLTSLLAERPS, encoded by the coding sequence TTGCGTTTTCCCGATGCGAACACCGACAATCGCGGCGAGGAAGAGTCTAGGAGTGCACTTCCCAAACTCGCTCGTCGCCAATCCACTCGGGTCACGATGGCCGCTGCGCAAACGTCCGGAAACTCAGTATTTCATGAAGGTACAAGACCGGTCTATCGAGAGAGGCCGGACCGCTGGGACCATCCGATGGATCCCGAGATGTTGCAACGCGATTTATCTTGGGTCGTCACCACTCCGCCCTTTGATCAGCTAAATCTTGATTCTTACTCTTCCGTGGGGTCTCTGGAACAAATCCTGCGACATGATGCCAAGATCACACGGTACGAACCAGGCGATCTGATCATCCGCGAAGGGAATTACGGAAGCAGCGCCTATCTCGTTCTGCGTGGGTCGGTAAGGGCTTTCCTGGTATCCTTGTGGCCAGAACCCGCACTTGAATCATCCACATCCTCATGGTGGGATTTCCTGCGTCAATCGATCGGCATGGAGTCCTCGAAGAGCATTTCGGCTGCGGCCCAATCTGTCGAGTTGGAAAAGCGTTCGCACAGCCGTGTGAAGCCGAATCCTGCCAACGAGCGCCCTATTTCAACTCCCACCGAGTTGGTCGGAACCCGTGAAGGCAAAAGCTGTGTCTTCCTGCAGGACATCGAAGCGGTGCTAACCGATTACCAGTCGGAATCTCTGAGCGCGGGCACGCTTTTCGGTGAGATGGCAGCGATCACCCGAACCCCCCATCGCTTTACAGTGGTGGCCGAAGCACCAACGGTGGTTTTAGAGATTCGCTGGCAAGGCCTCCGATTGCTGCGCCGAGATCCAGGCTTTCGGGAATTTTTGGATGCACGCTACCGCACCTCAGGCCTGCATCGACATTTGCGTGAAACACCTCTTTTTCGCTTCGTCGACGATGACTCCATCAGTGCAATCGTCGCCGAAGCACGACTGGAATCCTATGGAGATATGGAGTGGTTCGCTGAATACAAAGAGAACGCGGGTCGTGACCTGAACGAACGCATTGAGCGAGAGACATTGATCGCGCAGGAGAGCAAGCCAGCGAACGACCTCTTCTTGATCCGCGCAGGATTCGCTCGAGTCAGTTTTGAGAGGGGAAATGGTCATCAAACTCTCGCCTATCTCGGCCGGGGTCAAATGTTCGGCCTGGAAGAACTTACCCATCGGTACCTCCAACCGACCCTCTCTCCTCTTCCGTACCAAACCTCGCTCCGCGCGCTCGGGTTTGTCGACGTTCTACGCATTCCTGCCGAACGGATCCTAGCTTCGGTGCTATCTCAAGTTCGGAAATCAGAGCTGCCGGGCCCCATCACCGCGCCTCGTTATGACCATCGCGGCCGGGTTGTTCCAGAAGTCCATCATCTGCAGTCTGCGCGCCAGATCAACTCCTCGTTCATCGAGTTCCTAGTCGACGAGCGGATCATGAACGGCCAGCAAACGATGCTAATCGACTTGAATTGCTGCACTGGCTGTGATGAATGCGTGAAAGCATGCGCCGCGACACACCAAGGGATACCTCGATTTCATCGAACGGGACCGCAGTTTGGAAGATTTCAATTCCCTCATGCGTGCATGCACTGTACTGATCCGGTTTGCATGATCGGCTGCCCCACCGGGGCCATTCATCGCAATACCTCGACCGGTGTCGTCTCCATCAAAGAAGACATTTGCATCGGTTGCAAAACTTGTGCGGAAAGCTGTCCCTACAACAACATTGACATGCTGGAACGGAAAGAAACGGATGGACGACCGATCTTAGATCAATCGAGCGGGCTACCCATTCTCAAAGCATCGAAGTGTGATTTATGTCAATCGCTTCCATCGGGTCCCGCATGCCAACAGGCCTGCCCACACCAAGCGCTCCTTCGGTTGAATACGAGCGATGTGAGATCCCTTACGAGCCTGCTCGCGGAAAGACCTTCCTAG